The window aatttatatagtttttagtAAACACAATTTTTCCACCATTTCCTTCCGCTTCTTTTATATACCactctctttcttcctttattgCCATGGCTTCAtcctcattttttcttttttcctttgtaaaTGTTAggttttatgtcctaaaactagtgatattttaatattaacttgttctattattcaataaagttgttattaaggtattattcattaaataGTTATTGAACAAGAAATTTACTTGTAAATTTTAGATCCAATAAAGTAAGGCTCCTTGCATATAGTTTGAatacttgaactttatgtagtgACATAAATGTGAATTAAGTTCGATCAGACGGTCTAAATGGTCTATTGTATAGCAATAAAGTTGAGTATCTTATTTTGGGAACACTATGGATGCAGCTCACTTTGTATCTCGTAAAGTGATTTGATCCTATAATCACTCATATAGAGACATGTGAGTGGGGGTGTTCTATGTAAAAGAGTTTGCACAATATCAGACTAAGAAATAgtcattttaatattataacatCACTTtctgtttaaaactgactatttcaaatttgatgaGTTAGGTAACTTGACCTTAATTCTAAGTTAGACTATATACTCCTATTAGTTCAAGATTATTTATAGATTTGCATAGGTGATGGTAGCTTAAACATTGTTGGTCCAATAGATCTCTCGTTTCAGGAGTAAGACTAAGTGGATAGTTGGAGACATAGAATATAAGAGGGAGTTCTCTCCTACCCACTTTTAGGAATAGTAGAAATGTTGTTCCCTTGAGTGATAACTATAGGTTTTGAACAAATGGCCTCACCCTCTGCTggtcaaataaaaatttgattttatggatgaatcataaatcaattgttcattagaggataAACTAACacttaacaaacaaaatataattttgaaggtaaaatgtagaagaagaaaagaagaaaaaaggaaaaaaaatgcagaaaaaggaaagaaaagaaaaataaaagacaaataagaaatattttaaaaacaatagtCGACTTTattgcattttaattttatttttataaatatttgatatttttttatatttataaaaattagcaaaataaataactacAATTATCTCGAGTCAcgttaaagaaaataattttttagaggAAGTAgcaaaaaagagaagaagaaaacgtCGACAGCAGGGTTCGAACCTGCGCGGGCGAAGCCCAACAGATTTCAAGTCTGTCTCCTTAACCACTCGGACATATCGACTCTTGTggaatgaaaaatacaaaacgtaaatatattcataatttaCAACTCCAAAGTTTGACATTCTTCTTCGTTTTGCCTTTTGGTTCTTTCATGTTTTGTTCACCATTTTATTAATCACACGAGCCGGAGCCGCAtcagaaacaaacaaaaatggacGCCATTGATTCCGTCTTCGATCCACTCCGGGAGTTCGCCAAGGACAGCGTACGTCTCGTCAAGCGCTGTCACAAACCCGATCGCAAAGGTACGGTTTCCGAATCCCTTTTCATCTCTTTGTTTTCATAGATCTTGTAACCAATTTCCTCTGTTTTGCGTGATTTGTGTAGAGTTCACAAAGGTCGCGGTTCGTACAGCGATTGGCTTCGTCGTCATGGGATTCGTTGGTTTCTTCGTCAAGCTCATCTTTATCCCCATCAATAACATCATCGTCGGATCTGGCTAGGTCAGGAGTTTTGGCTTTTCACTTAAGTTTCTCTAGATTTCACTGTTTTGTGAATTGGGCTCTCGTTTGATTTATTGTTTCGCGAGGTTGGGCTACTTCTATTTTAGAAATCTTTATTCATCGTATCAAAAGTAATAATTAGGTTTGATCTATGCCCAATTTCAGTGTTTGGTATactattgataatttttttacattgcTAGATGAATCTATATCTATGGCATGTAGGTTATGAAGGGAGAAATATTTCGGTTGTTAGAATAGTGTTTTAGCTATGATTCTATGAAGTATTAAGTTGGCCATTGATGACTTCATCGTGTCCCTTTCCTACATACTCCTTGACTTCCTTGTTTCTTAGAGGTTCTCCATGAAAATCATATTCtcctttcaaacaaaattatccTGAGAGTTTTCTTACCAATTCGTACTGTTTGCACCGTTCAATCAATAATGTAGGATATATTGAACTTTACTATTCAAGGACACAGTTGTACAACATGTTGAACAAATCCTGTTCAAGCAAGGTCTGTAAGATATATTTAACTAAACTATTCTTCTCAAAATTCTTACAATCACGAGGCGAAAACACATCTAGTCTTCTAGCTCAATCAATACCAAGCTTTAGAACGAAATTTGTTGTCCCATACCAAGCCTTATAGATTGCACGCTGTTAGCTATATAGAAGAACACTCATAGTGGGTAGTTTTGAATGAGGGAGCATTTGGAGTTCTGAATTGGTTATTATATTTTGCTGGAATAGTTTATAGGATTTAATAGTCTACCCCACCCAATTTAGGTAGGGGGCTTAAACGCCCGCTAATTGGTTGCTCAATTTACCCACTGATCTAGACTCTTACTTTAATCTTTGAACGTACGAAAGAGGGTGGAAAACCAAATTTTGTTGGGTGACGTATTTTGCTCACCTTTGCATAAGCATAATGATTGATGCATTCTACTTGATGTCTGCATGATTGTGCATTGTTTTCATTCCCTAATAACATTTGCATATATTAATTGATCAGTGTGATTGTTTGTGGATTGAACCCTTTTTGAGACATTATCTTGGGTAAATCTTTCAATTGGTTATGCCCTTCAATGTTCATTTATTGCGTGTTGAATCTGTTTTGCAGACAGCTGAGGCCACAAAAGGAGCAGGCCGGACAATATAGAAGAATGGAACTTGATCAACTATTTCAAATCCTTAccaatgttattattaatttaaaaagcttaatttattttctagaGAAGTATAAAACTCCATGAATGGCTGTAACGAATTGCTAGGATTATGTCTTACTCCTGATTGATCCAGTGTCCTTGTTCATGGTCACTGGTTATTTTAGAGTATAGTGACTAAGTTTTTGCTTTATCATATGAAAGTTGGCTTCATCATTGGTATGAAAACTGTAGTTTTCCCCTCTCCTTCATCTCGTCAGGTGTCCGCAAATTGAACTAATTAACTTTGAAATGGCCAAGGAAGCCAAGATATTTTCAGTAAGGTGCGGTCGTGCACTCGAATGCACATAACATTTTTGTATAATAGATGTTTCATGTAgcatatcattattttttgggtcaaattttgacttttggaCTAAACAGAGGTGGGACTCGTCCTTTGAACAATCTCCTGAATCTCTTCTGATGACAGGATTGATGCTGAACTGTCAAATTCCACACTCTCCAGCTGCTGGTGTAACTGGAGACAAACGAGAAACAGAAACATTAAGTCACCAATATGGGGTATATAATTAACACAACCACCTAATCAGATTGCAATTTGTTTCCCTCAAAATAGTTATCTTGTTGAAAGAGAAAACTGCAAACCTTCTCGAGAATGGCGGATTGATCATAAGAGTGTAGCTTGCGCATATGTTGCAGCATCTCCAGTTGCTGTATGAAGAGTACATTCAGTTTCCAACCACTATTcgtattcaaaatatttgctTTCATGTAGTTTGACACGGCCAAGGAAATAAAGGTTGTCACCTTACCTTATCATGTagtttttgttgattattcattttttctgcAAAATCATCTGGTTCAAGCTCTGCTTCATCACAAGCCATCTCTTCCCTATCATATTTTTCAGCACAATTTCAATTAATCTATGAGCTCTTACTTCTACAGAGTTCAGtaaaaagaacaagaagagTTCAGAATAAATCAAAAGGAAGAAGACAAATGCACACATACAAATACGCTGGTAAAAATGAGCTCTCTCTATGCTATCATCAGattatcaattcatatgaTGAGTTGAATGACAGTTTTCAACTTTTGCATTcggttattttattttttatccttttatttGGCTAGAGAGGTTgttcaaaacagaaaaatggCTTACATTGCGACGAACTTGTAGAAATGAACCATGAGCTCGTGATCATTCTCATAATATGAACTCACTTTCCCTAGACAGGATATACCAAATCCTGCATCTGTAGAAGAAACAAAGATCAACACAAGCATAAATGTTCTAGGTTATTGGATTATGAAAGATGGCCAATGGCACAACAATCCAGCACAAATAGGAATTTTAggtatgttttaattttttaaaaaatgctaaTGCTCactaaaaatattcaaattaaacagCACACTAGAAACAAGATGATTAAACAGAAgagttcaaaatttatagaatgACAGAGAAACCTTTCAATCAAAAGAGAATGCAGAGCCACTACCAGATAAGATGCTTCACAGGCTAGATCATGAAACTAGAACAAGCAGTTTCCACTATTCaaatgggaaaaaagaaaaaaaaaacaaaaaaacaaatcatgaTTTCAAGGAAAGTGACAAAAGAATAGgcaaaacttaaaaaacagTAATGTACTACAAAAGCTGACCAACTCCCATTTCCGAAAAAATCTCCTCCTGAATTGCTGTTGTCACAGCAACGGCTTCCTGCAGGATCAACAAAAACTTCCAGAATAAGAACAACTCACTGAAGTACCAAAAACTTCTCATCATCTACAGTTACACCATTGACTTTCAGCACTACCGTACTATCACAAACTCAAATTCTTAtggtttgaaaattgaaaaccttgaattaaagaatgaacctAAGACCTAGGTACATAACAAGGACAAAAAGGAAATAGTACTTATGATCAAAGCAAGAACAGTGGCTGATGGAGGGGCAATAGAGATTATAAAAGAGAACCCTCACAAACCCAATTCCACCGTAAGAAACCACAAGTTTTCTGTCAACCCGATGTGGGTGAATTCGGAAATTGTCCTATGAGATTAGGCCAAATGTGCTCAAGCTGCCCTAGACACTACgaaaaagaaacatacaaacaaacaaaacaaacccaTTTCCCCTGAATAAATGGGGGTTTGTGAAGAAAGCTTAACCTATCCATACAAATTATTCCAAGAGACAAGGAACGAAACCCCATTTTGTAATAGGCAGTGACAAGTAACAAGGAAACATCTAAATCAAAAACCATTGAAGTAGAAacgaaatttgaagaagactCACCTGATTGTCATCCCGAACAGCATCGGCGATCCGTTTCTTCACATCTGTAAGATTAAGAGGAGAAACAAAACGATGATTCAGGGGAAATGAGGAGTGGGAAAGCGGAAAGAAAAGAGTAATGCAAGATTAGAACCAGAGAGAGAAGTGAGTTGAGAAAAGCGattaaaaagatgaaacaaCTGGTCTCTAGAAAGCATcgaagaaaaaggaagggtTTGAGGAATGCCGGAAGAAATCGCCATGGCCATGGCCGGAAGGAGAGGTGGATATGGAACCACGAAAGAAGACTGATTGATTAGATGTAATGTAGGGCCCTTTTTCCCGATTCTCAGTTGGGCCCTCGGCAGAATTTTACCATGGATTTGAAGGAACCCATTTCAAGTTTGGAGGAAACAAGAAAAGTTAATTTCAAGAAAGATTTAGTTTTTGCCACCATTAATTAATGCTCATTGCTTGGTGGTATTGAACTATTGGTATTGGAATCAAGACTTTAGGTTTAaatgtttctttctcttctttttagaTAGTCgtgattattatatttgaagttttgaacactttcttcttcttctttttttctccacTTGTTTTTTGTAAGGTAAATGGTAGATGATACCCACTAAGTTAAGTTGACAGTTGCAACACAATTACACAACTTCCAAGTCTAACAATCCAATTCTCGAAACTTTTGCAAATGTAAAAATTACTATTTCTTGGTGTGTGTATGCTTTAACCCTTCTCACTCCTCCAATCCAAACGCATTTCTGATTTAGAATTGACTTGCAACAATCTTTGCATTTATCAATCCAGCctcaaatataatttgatgtcttaaattagtattaaaacatatttagcTAGGCAAAGTacagaaaaaaattacttgGGGTGCTGAGACCCAACTATTTAGGTTGGTAAAGTGAGTTGTTATTGTCCACCACTAATAATCCAATTTTAGGTTTGGTgttctaattctaatttttagtTATGTAGCACttctaatattaataattaagtacatgacaacaattttaaataattgtaaatatttcaaaccatACTGGTATATGTACAAATTCTTCTTGTTATTAATTAGGGctctaaaagttaaatataaaatttactatatttttaaattcttttgcatttttatttactaatattttgaCTCATTGTATGTTTGCATATTCCCTGTAAATTAGGTTATTACTGTTTCAAACCTATGTATGGTGTagaatttcctttttcctacCCTTACTTtcatttccttctttattATAACAAtcactattttcttcttataatccttttttccttttttttctttttttattgtttatttcttaaattaaaattgtaggcatctaaaacacaaactattagaatgattaaattgtaaaaaatgcTTCTAACTTTAGACTTTGCCTAACAAAATACctttaaagttttgaaaatcaccttaaactttgaaaaaatgaccatcattgatagaattcaaaattttgttataatttgtaaatattttaatttattttgttattttttaaaaatctccgATAAATAATCTTTCTACCATAATATGGTCAGCAATTTGTTTGACGCTTATTTAAGTTCAAAAAagccaattttaaaataaaattatatagatttccacatttgtttttcattttgatactctaatatttctcttaattttctaattcttaacttgtttgaaaaaccaaaataaaatccaaaatttaacttaaaatgtaaaatcttACGAAATTCCAAAATCAAGTTGTTGAaagatttaagttttaaaatcatttgatgctttattttattatatttattcttgTTATAGTTCATATACCTTATTTAAAATgtgtgattttatttatttaagataaATAAGTGTTAAAtagttaacaaaaaagaaaggtagtaAAATGGCATTGTACGAGGACAGGGAGAAAATAGATGGAACATAGAGAGGTGTGACTGTATTAACATTTTATGTCCATACAACATAatggtattttttaaacttttgaaagtttaagggtATTTTGACACAAAACGCTAATGATTTCCATCCAAAACGATCTGTAAAGGTattttttaactcattttagaagtttaagggtgttttttaaactttttaaacttcaagtacatattttatacaaaGTGTAAAGTTCtaggaaagttttttttaaatataatttagccTATTATGATCCATAGACTATTACTACCAcaatttataacaataatttcGTGCTATCACACCTCTATCGGAGCCCCTACTCGAACACCTAAAGTGGTCCAAAAAAGAGTGAGGGTTGACAACCATTGCCATATTCTGCAACACTTCCCAACCATCCTGACATGTCTTAATCAGCAATCATAATACAAACAATGCATCCTTAGACGAAGTAACGCAAGTTAAATGCTTTTCTAAATGCATGCCTAGCCCAACTCGCCTCGCCTTCCTTTATCACTCGTCCAGTCTTCAACCTTGcccataattttcttttctgtccAGAACCTAAACCCAAATTTGGAGGtcaataacttaaaattcataactcaaataagaaaacttCTTTCTACAAAGTATTATCTTAAG of the Cucumis sativus cultivar 9930 chromosome 3, Cucumber_9930_V3, whole genome shotgun sequence genome contains:
- the LOC101215372 gene encoding protein transport protein Sec61 subunit gamma yields the protein MDAIDSVFDPLREFAKDSVRLVKRCHKPDRKEFTKVAVRTAIGFVVMGFVGFFVKLIFIPINNIIVGSG
- the LOC101214890 gene encoding uncharacterized protein LOC101214890, with protein sequence MAMAISSGIPQTLPFSSMLSRDQLFHLFNRFSQLTSLSDVKKRIADAVRDDNQEAVAVTTAIQEEIFSEMGVDAGFGISCLGKVSSYYENDHELMVHFYKFVAMEEMACDEAELEPDDFAEKMNNQQKLHDKQLEMLQHMRKLHSYDQSAILEKLHQQLESVEFDSSASILSSEEIQEIVQRTSPTSV